The Anaerolineae bacterium genomic sequence TATCTCGAGGAAAACGGGATGTTCCCCCAGCCCCTCGAACAACGGGTCGGGATGGAGAACATCCACAGGGAGAAAGCCCCATTCCTTGAAATATCTTGCGCCGCCGAAACCGCCCTCACCCTCCTCGCCGGCGCTCAGGAGGCGGATGGGGCCGGTCGGCACGCCGTGCGCCATAGCGATGAGCTGATGGCCGCCGCAAATGCCCAGGATGGGGAAATCCGCCTCGCGAATGAGTTCGTACAGGGCGTCGAAGGCGCCGGCGGGATAGCGCTCCCAATCCGAGGCATTCCCGCTGATGATCACGGCCCGAACGCCCCAGGCCTTCAACCGCTCCAGGGTCACGCGGGAATAATGCTGAACCAGACAGGGCGCCGGCGACAGCTCTTCCAGCCGCAGTTTGACATCCATAGCCCATGCCAGGTGCTCATCGCGCTTGGCCGGGTCGTTCAGCACATCCTCATGTTCGATATCCACGTAACAAATCATCGCTCAGGAGCCCCTTTTCGAATGGTAAACACATAAATGGGAGAGTGGGGAGTTTCCTCCACTCTCCCATCCTCCGCGCGGTATATTTCGTGCGGAACGGCCGGCGCCTTATGCCTCTTCCAGCCACACCTCGTTGAACAGCATGTAGGAAGTGGGATGCGGCTGGGCGTTGCGCACCTTCTTGCCCAGTGCCATCCAGACATTCATCCAGAAAGCGATGCCGATGGGACCGCGCTCCTGCTGGATGCGCTCCAGGTCGCACATGATCTTGCGCCGCGCCTCCACATCCAGCGTCCCGTTGGCCTTGTTCAACAGATCCACAAACTCCTCGTCCACCCACCGGGTCTCGTTCCACGGCACCGGGTTGCCCTGCGCATCGGCCGTGTATCCCAGGTTCAGCACCATCGTGCCCAGCGGACGGTGCGTCCACGGCGTGATGCCCAGCGGCACCTCCGTCCACAGGTCCCAGTACTGGCTGGTCGGCATGGAGTTGATCTTCAGCCGAATGCCCGCCGGCGCCGCATCCTCCTTCAGCGTCTCCGCATAGGTCACCACCTCCGGCCAGTCGGCGCCCACCGCTATCTCCACGTCAATCCCGTCGGGATAGCCGGCCTCCGCCAGCAGGGCCTTCGCCTTCTCCGGATCGTACTTCGGCGTCTCGATGGGGCAGTACTCCGGATGCACCGGCGCCACGTGGCAGTCCTGGCCCTCCAGACCCTCGCCGAAGAAGGCGAGCTGGAGGATCTTTTTCCGATCCTGGCACAGCTTCAGCGCCTGCCGCACCCGCACATCCGTCCACGGATCCATGTCCACGCGCATGCGCAGGACGCGGGTGACAGCCGTCGTCAGGCGGAGCAGTTGGACATTCGGGTCATCCCGGAGACCCAGGAAAACCTCCACTCCGCCCGCATCGCCCTGGTCAATCATGTCGATCTCGCCCGACTTCAGAGCCGCAATCTGGGGCTGCATTTCGGTGCCCATGTCGGTCCACACCATGCCGTCGAGATAGGGCAGAGGCTTGCCGTCGGCACCAGTCTGCCAGTAATCCGGCCGGCGCTTCAGCCGAAACACCTGCCCCGCCACGTACTCCTCCAGCAGGTATGGGCCCGTCCCCACCGGCGCCTTGATGATGTCCCCCTCAAACGTCTTGGCATGCAGTATCTGCGCCGGATAATGGAACAGGTGCTCCGGCACCGCGATCTCCGGCCGGCTCAGATGCAGCCGCACCGTGTAGTCGTCCACCTTCTCGATGTCCTCCGGCGTCACGTACGACATCAACCCCAGCATGGACGAACCTATATCCGGGTCCAGCCACTGGTTCATCGTGAATATCACATCGTCCGCCGTGAACTTGTCCCCGTTGTTCCACGTCACGTTCTTGCGCAGATACAGCGTCCAGGTCAGCAGATCCTCGCTGGCCTCCCACTTCTCCAGCAGGTACGGATGGGTGATGTTGTCCTTGTCCGTGTACGTCAGGTACTCACAGATCATGCGCGTCTGGTTGGACGGCACCACCCAGGAGTACTGCGCCGGATTGGTGATCTTATGGACGGGACCAGAGATGCGCAGGACACCACCGCGCTTGGGGCCGGCGGCCGGCGCAGCCGTCGGGGCCGGCGTCGCCGTCGGGGGTACTGGCGTCGCCGTGGAAGGCACCGGCGTGGCCGGGGAGGCACTGGTGTCGCCGTGGGCAGGGCGGGGGTGGGTGCCTCGGTGGGCTTCGGGGCGCAGGAGGCCAGGAACGCAGAGGCCGCCGCGAACGACATGCCCAGCAGTGTCGCGTTGCGCAGGAATTCCTTGCGCGTGATACGTCCCTGCCGATACAGCTCCTTCAACTCCGGAATGTACGGATGAGCCTCCTTCCGGGGT encodes the following:
- a CDS encoding gamma-glutamyl-gamma-aminobutyrate hydrolase family protein (Members of this family of hydrolases with an active site Cys residue belong to MEROPS family C26.) produces the protein MICYVDIEHEDVLNDPAKRDEHLAWAMDVKLRLEELSPAPCLVQHYSRVTLERLKAWGVRAVIISGNASDWERYPAGAFDALYELIREADFPILGICGGHQLIAMAHGVPTGPIRLLSAGEEGEGGFGGARYFKEWGFLPVDVLHPDPLFEGLGEHPVFLEIHYWEVKQVPADFVLLASRPTCPVQAMKHREKPLYGVQFHPEAFILPHQRYRSPLVRIVYPEGYDQAQPDGQVLLRNFLRMAGVAPSL
- a CDS encoding ABC transporter substrate-binding protein gives rise to the protein MPSTATPVPPTATPAPTAAPAAGPKRGGVLRISGPVHKITNPAQYSWVVPSNQTRMICEYLTYTDKDNITHPYLLEKWEASEDLLTWTLYLRKNVTWNNGDKFTADDVIFTMNQWLDPDIGSSMLGLMSYVTPEDIEKVDDYTVRLHLSRPEIAVPEHLFHYPAQILHAKTFEGDIIKAPVGTGPYLLEEYVAGQVFRLKRRPDYWQTGADGKPLPYLDGMVWTDMGTEMQPQIAALKSGEIDMIDQGDAGGVEVFLGLRDDPNVQLLRLTTAVTRVLRMRVDMDPWTDVRVRQALKLCQDRKKILQLAFFGEGLEGQDCHVAPVHPEYCPIETPKYDPEKAKALLAEAGYPDGIDVEIAVGADWPEVVTYAETLKEDAAPAGIRLKINSMPTSQYWDLWTEVPLGITPWTHRPLGTMVLNLGYTADAQGNPVPWNETRWVDEEFVDLLNKANGTLDVEARRKIMCDLERIQQERGPIGIAFWMNVWMALGKKVRNAQPHPTSYMLFNEVWLEEA